The following proteins come from a genomic window of Acidimicrobiales bacterium:
- a CDS encoding helix-turn-helix domain-containing protein, with protein MRTSREGDHRAERRSDARRNGERILDAAFAVFARSGVDAQMSDIAEAAGVGVATLYRNFPTKEAIVHALVLDRLVRCTAVANDAAGDDDPWRALVQCCRFITDLQLENLVLAQFLSRRITGSPELLDQRDAMYEVIDGIVHRAQAAGQLRPDANVSDVRMALVAFAQVSGHESQIAQRLVRRYVGIVMDGLRGPGREVLGGPPLTIEESEDAFALRGRQPNAAESR; from the coding sequence ATGCGGACATCACGAGAGGGCGACCACAGGGCCGAGCGTCGCTCCGATGCCCGGCGCAACGGCGAGCGGATCCTCGATGCGGCCTTCGCGGTCTTCGCCCGGTCGGGCGTCGATGCGCAGATGAGCGACATCGCGGAGGCTGCCGGGGTGGGGGTGGCGACGCTCTACCGCAACTTCCCCACCAAGGAGGCGATCGTCCACGCCCTGGTGCTCGACCGGTTGGTGCGCTGTACCGCGGTCGCCAACGATGCCGCGGGCGACGACGACCCCTGGCGGGCGCTGGTGCAGTGCTGCCGGTTCATCACCGACCTGCAGCTCGAGAACCTGGTGCTCGCGCAGTTCCTCTCGCGCCGCATCACGGGCTCGCCCGAGCTGCTCGACCAGCGCGACGCCATGTACGAGGTGATCGACGGCATCGTGCACCGCGCCCAGGCGGCAGGCCAGCTCCGCCCCGACGCGAACGTGAGCGACGTCCGCATGGCGCTGGTCGCGTTCGCCCAGGTCTCGGGGCACGAGTCGCAGATCGCTCAGCGCCTGGTGCGGCGCTACGTCGGCATCGTGATGGACGGGCTCCGGGGGCCCGGAAGAGAGGTGCTCGGCGGGCCACCCCTGACCATCGAGGAGTCCGAGGATGCCTTCGC
- a CDS encoding EthD family reductase: MELSLAADEPDLDVLGGVGACSAAAAAAVDRSRSLGMVVTEVLVKSGAPAAGGVTAFAPVCRRPDQERDEFFRYWRDVHGPTAAAIPQLVRYVQCHAVRPVRSAEGQVLEGCAVTWFDSTAAMREAAATPEYAATRADEPNFVAGVPPQVITTEQARLGEEAV, from the coding sequence GTGGAGCTGTCGCTCGCGGCGGACGAGCCGGACCTCGACGTGCTCGGGGGCGTCGGGGCGTGCTCCGCGGCCGCGGCGGCCGCCGTCGACCGGTCGAGGAGCCTGGGGATGGTCGTCACCGAAGTGCTGGTGAAGTCCGGAGCACCGGCGGCCGGCGGCGTGACCGCCTTCGCGCCGGTGTGCCGCCGGCCGGACCAGGAGCGCGACGAGTTCTTCCGGTACTGGCGCGACGTGCACGGCCCGACCGCTGCCGCGATCCCTCAGCTGGTGCGCTACGTGCAGTGCCATGCGGTCCGGCCGGTCAGGTCGGCGGAGGGCCAGGTGCTGGAGGGCTGCGCCGTGACCTGGTTCGACAGTACGGCCGCGATGCGAGAGGCGGCGGCGACGCCGGAGTACGCCGCCACGCGTGCCGACGAGCCCAACTTCGTCGCCGGCGTGCCGCCCCAGGTGATCACGACCGAGCAG